A single genomic interval of Tsukamurella paurometabola harbors:
- a CDS encoding helix-turn-helix domain-containing protein: MDPDAPRRLIARLLSAASRGAVADVMTERIAADLPDLRADDAIFGALAASVEANVENVTHAVVLDVPVERIEVPLAALEYPRRVAQRGMAATSLVRAYYLGQQTMIGLLGEALDAEADADHDLREAAMRWLIGWSFDYNDVVTRRVLDEYEAERAAWVDARSGARTVRVLEVLDGDVPSESAASATIRYPLRATHIGLVAWYSEGVDEVERIERFLRELGTATGTAAPPLSVAVDRLTAWAWLPVADGDAAISAARALVAADPDAPRVVLGPPRDGIEGFRATNRAAREVRRVADATGARLLVATDPGVGLAALVAQDVGAASAWADGVLGPLTGDSAADERLRSTLEIFLRTGGSFKATAEQQTMHANSVKYRVRRAVARRGREIGDDRLDVEVALAVRRIFGPHAPGNPARKAPDAGH; encoded by the coding sequence GTGGATCCCGATGCGCCGCGCCGGCTGATCGCTCGGCTGCTCAGCGCCGCGTCCCGCGGCGCGGTCGCCGACGTGATGACCGAGCGGATCGCGGCGGATCTGCCCGACCTGCGTGCCGACGACGCGATCTTCGGGGCGCTGGCCGCGAGCGTCGAGGCGAATGTCGAGAACGTCACTCACGCGGTCGTTCTCGACGTTCCGGTGGAGCGGATCGAGGTCCCGCTCGCTGCGCTCGAGTACCCGCGTCGCGTGGCGCAGCGCGGCATGGCCGCGACCTCGCTGGTCCGCGCCTACTACCTGGGCCAGCAGACGATGATCGGCCTCCTCGGCGAGGCGCTCGACGCGGAGGCGGACGCCGATCACGACCTCCGCGAGGCCGCGATGCGCTGGCTGATCGGCTGGTCCTTCGACTACAACGACGTCGTGACCCGGCGCGTGCTCGACGAGTACGAGGCGGAGCGCGCCGCATGGGTGGACGCCCGCAGCGGGGCCCGGACGGTGCGGGTCCTCGAGGTGCTCGACGGGGACGTGCCGAGCGAGTCCGCCGCCTCCGCGACCATCCGCTATCCGCTGCGCGCGACGCACATCGGCCTCGTCGCGTGGTATTCGGAGGGGGTCGACGAGGTCGAGCGGATCGAGCGCTTCCTCCGGGAGCTCGGCACCGCGACCGGGACGGCGGCGCCGCCGCTGTCGGTCGCGGTCGATCGGCTCACCGCGTGGGCGTGGCTGCCCGTCGCCGACGGCGACGCGGCGATTTCCGCCGCCCGCGCCCTCGTCGCCGCCGACCCGGACGCCCCGCGCGTGGTCCTCGGGCCCCCGCGGGACGGGATCGAGGGCTTCCGCGCGACCAACCGGGCGGCACGCGAGGTGCGCCGGGTCGCCGACGCCACCGGCGCGCGGCTGCTGGTGGCGACGGACCCGGGTGTGGGACTCGCCGCCCTCGTCGCGCAGGACGTCGGCGCCGCGAGCGCCTGGGCGGACGGGGTGCTCGGGCCGCTGACCGGCGACTCCGCCGCGGACGAGCGGCTGCGCAGCACCCTCGAGATCTTCCTGCGCACCGGCGGCAGCTTCAAGGCGACGGCCGAGCAGCAGACGATGCACGCGAACTCGGTGAAGTACCGGGTGCGCCGCGCGGTGGCACGCCGCGGCAGGGAGATCGGCGACGACCGGCTCGACGTGGAGGTCGCGCTGGCGGTGCGCCGCATCTTCGGCCCGCACGCTCCTGGCAACCCGGCGCGGAAGGCCCCCGACGCAGGTCACTAA
- the serA gene encoding phosphoglycerate dehydrogenase — MTRPVVLIADKLAPSTVEALGDDVEVKWVDGPDRPALLAAVPEADALLVRSATTVDAEVLAAAAKLKIVARAGVGLDNVDVPAATERGVLVVNAPTSNIHTAAEHAVALMLATARQIPAADKTLREHTWKRSAFNGVEILGKTVGVVGMGRIGQLVAQRLAAFETKIIAYDPYVSPARAAQLGIELVTLEELVERADLITVHLPKTPETKGLIGRDLLAKTKKGVIIVNAARGGLVDEQALADAITSGHVFGAGLDVFETEPCTDSPLFELPQVVVTPHLGASTSEAQDRAGTDVAKSVRLALAGEFVPDAVNVKGGAVDEEVAPWLELTRKLGVLLGGLPGQLPEKIGVTVRGELASENVDILQLSALRGLFSAVIEDAVTFVNAPALAEERGVTVELEKVSESPNHRSLVDVRAVYGDGTVQNVAGTLSGLSRVEKVTNINGRNFDLRAEGLNLFVAYGDQPGSLGKIGTLLGDAGIDIQAAALSQDAEGSGATVLLRVSQPVPADVQQAIADAVSATTIAQVDLS, encoded by the coding sequence GTGACCCGTCCCGTGGTATTGATCGCCGACAAGCTGGCACCGTCGACAGTGGAGGCGCTCGGTGACGACGTCGAGGTGAAGTGGGTCGACGGCCCCGACCGCCCCGCCCTGCTCGCCGCGGTCCCGGAGGCCGACGCCCTGCTCGTGCGCTCGGCGACCACCGTCGACGCGGAGGTCCTCGCCGCCGCCGCCAAGCTCAAGATCGTCGCCCGCGCCGGCGTCGGCCTGGACAACGTGGACGTGCCCGCCGCCACCGAGCGCGGCGTCCTCGTGGTCAACGCGCCCACGTCGAACATCCACACCGCCGCCGAGCACGCCGTCGCGCTGATGCTCGCCACCGCCCGCCAGATCCCCGCTGCGGACAAGACCCTGCGCGAGCACACCTGGAAGCGCAGCGCGTTCAACGGCGTCGAGATCCTCGGCAAGACTGTCGGTGTCGTCGGCATGGGCCGCATCGGCCAGCTGGTCGCCCAGCGCCTGGCGGCGTTCGAGACGAAGATCATCGCGTACGACCCCTACGTGAGCCCGGCCCGCGCCGCACAGCTCGGGATCGAGCTCGTCACGCTGGAGGAGCTGGTCGAGCGCGCCGACCTCATCACGGTGCACCTGCCCAAGACCCCGGAGACCAAGGGCCTTATCGGCCGCGACCTCCTCGCCAAGACCAAGAAGGGCGTCATCATCGTCAACGCGGCCCGCGGCGGCCTCGTCGACGAGCAGGCGCTCGCGGACGCCATCACCTCGGGCCACGTCTTCGGCGCCGGCCTCGACGTCTTCGAGACCGAACCCTGCACCGACAGCCCGCTGTTCGAGTTGCCGCAGGTCGTCGTGACCCCGCACCTCGGCGCCTCCACCTCCGAGGCGCAGGACCGTGCCGGCACCGACGTCGCCAAGAGCGTCCGCCTCGCCCTGGCCGGCGAGTTCGTGCCGGACGCCGTGAACGTCAAGGGCGGCGCGGTGGACGAGGAGGTCGCGCCCTGGCTCGAGCTCACCCGCAAGCTGGGCGTGCTGCTCGGCGGCCTGCCCGGCCAGCTGCCGGAGAAGATCGGCGTGACCGTCCGCGGCGAGCTGGCCAGCGAGAACGTCGACATCCTGCAGCTCTCGGCGCTGCGCGGCCTGTTCTCCGCGGTCATCGAGGACGCCGTCACCTTCGTCAACGCCCCCGCCCTCGCGGAGGAGCGCGGCGTCACCGTCGAACTGGAGAAGGTCTCGGAGAGCCCCAACCACCGCAGCCTCGTCGACGTCCGCGCCGTCTACGGCGACGGCACCGTGCAGAACGTCGCCGGCACCCTGTCGGGCCTGAGCCGCGTCGAGAAGGTCACCAACATCAACGGCCGCAACTTCGACCTGCGCGCCGAGGGCCTGAACCTGTTCGTCGCGTACGGCGATCAGCCGGGCTCGCTGGGCAAGATCGGCACGCTGCTCGGCGACGCGGGCATCGACATCCAGGCCGCGGCGCTGAGCCAGGACGCGGAGGGCTCGGGCGCGACGGTGCTGCTGCGCGTCAGCCAGCCCGTCCCCGCCGACGTGCAGCAGGCCATCGCCGACGCGGTGTCCGCCACCACCATCGCGCAGGTGGACCTGTCGTGA
- a CDS encoding 3-isopropylmalate dehydrogenase, with protein sequence MKLAVIGGDGIGPEVTAEALKVLRAVVGEIETTEYDLGARRYERNGELLTDEDLASLREHDAILLGAIGDPRKVPPGVLERGLLLKMRFALDHHVNLRPSKLFPGVESPLKNPGEIDFVVVREGTEGAYTGNGGAIRVGTPQEVANETSVNTRFGAERVVRFAFELARTRRKKLTLVHKTNVLVFGGSLWQRTVDEVAQEFPDVAVDYSHIDAATIYLVTDPSRFDVIVTDNLFGDILTDEAGAISGGIGLAASGNIDATGTNPSMFEPVHGSAPDIVGQGVADPTAAILSAAMLLRHLGNAEGAQRIEAAVTADLAARGDAPIRTTEVGDRIAAALSE encoded by the coding sequence GTGAAGCTCGCGGTGATCGGCGGGGACGGCATCGGCCCCGAGGTGACGGCGGAGGCGCTCAAGGTGTTGCGCGCGGTGGTCGGCGAGATCGAGACCACCGAGTACGACCTGGGTGCGCGCCGCTACGAGCGCAACGGCGAGTTGCTCACCGACGAGGACCTGGCGTCGCTGCGCGAGCACGACGCGATCCTGCTCGGCGCCATCGGCGACCCGCGCAAGGTTCCGCCGGGTGTGCTCGAGCGCGGCCTGCTGCTGAAGATGCGGTTCGCCCTGGACCACCACGTGAACCTGCGCCCATCGAAGCTGTTCCCCGGCGTCGAGTCGCCTCTGAAGAATCCGGGTGAGATCGACTTCGTCGTCGTCCGCGAGGGCACCGAGGGCGCCTACACCGGCAACGGCGGCGCCATCCGGGTCGGCACCCCGCAGGAGGTCGCCAACGAGACGTCGGTCAACACCCGGTTCGGCGCGGAGCGCGTGGTGCGCTTCGCGTTCGAGCTGGCGCGCACCCGCCGCAAGAAGCTGACGCTGGTGCACAAGACCAACGTGCTCGTGTTCGGCGGCTCGCTGTGGCAGCGCACCGTCGATGAGGTGGCCCAGGAGTTCCCCGACGTCGCGGTGGATTACAGCCACATCGACGCGGCCACGATCTACCTGGTCACCGATCCGTCGCGGTTCGACGTCATCGTCACCGACAACCTCTTCGGCGACATCCTCACCGACGAGGCCGGCGCGATCTCCGGCGGCATCGGCCTCGCCGCGTCGGGCAACATCGACGCGACGGGCACCAACCCGTCGATGTTCGAGCCCGTGCACGGCAGCGCTCCCGACATCGTCGGACAGGGCGTGGCGGATCCCACCGCCGCGATCCTGTCGGCAGCGATGCTCCTGCGTCACCTCGGGAACGCCGAGGGCGCGCAGCGCATCGAGGCCGCGGTGACCGCGGACCTCGCCGCCCGCGGTGATGCCCCGATCCGCACCACCGAGGTCGGCGACCGCATCGCCGCCGCCCTCAGCGAGTAA
- a CDS encoding MFS transporter encodes MEMSAARRWWILAVSMTAAITTTAAVNCTAFLIPELIRDGLSVQGAGLFAAAAPAGLLLTTILWGALIDRYGERRVLLISMAGAVLGLAAAVVAFAAHAPLYYAAAALFVASAMAASGNGASGRIVVGWFPASSRGTAMGIRQTSQPLGIALLSLTMPLLANRAGLTAAMSVPLAVAALSVVLVWLFIVDPPRPETGPAAMEARANPYREDSFLARIHAVSLLLVLPQGAIWTWGITWLIVGLQWAPATAGLLISASQLLGALGRIAAGAWSDRLGSRTAPIKWIALAAAAAMGGLGALTAIGSPVAVVVFLVASVVTVADNGLAFTAIAEKAGPFYSGRALGIQNTGQFVATTAAGPILGALIHATSFGAAFAIVALAPLVAYPLVPSDAKPAEVPDLPAEAPSTP; translated from the coding sequence ATGGAGATGTCCGCCGCCCGCCGGTGGTGGATCCTGGCGGTCTCGATGACCGCCGCGATCACCACCACCGCCGCTGTGAACTGCACCGCGTTCCTCATCCCGGAGCTCATCAGGGATGGTCTCTCCGTGCAGGGCGCGGGCCTGTTCGCGGCGGCGGCGCCTGCGGGCCTGCTCCTCACCACGATCCTGTGGGGCGCGCTCATCGACCGGTACGGCGAGCGCCGGGTCCTGCTGATCAGCATGGCGGGCGCGGTACTCGGACTCGCGGCCGCCGTCGTCGCGTTCGCCGCGCACGCACCGCTGTACTACGCCGCCGCCGCACTCTTCGTCGCCTCCGCCATGGCGGCGAGCGGCAACGGCGCGAGCGGCCGCATCGTCGTCGGCTGGTTCCCCGCGTCGAGCCGTGGCACCGCCATGGGGATCCGGCAGACCTCACAGCCGCTCGGCATCGCCCTCCTGTCGCTGACGATGCCCCTGCTCGCGAACCGCGCGGGGCTCACCGCGGCGATGTCGGTTCCGCTCGCGGTCGCGGCGCTGTCCGTGGTTCTGGTGTGGTTGTTCATCGTCGATCCGCCCCGGCCCGAGACCGGCCCCGCGGCCATGGAGGCGCGCGCGAACCCGTACCGCGAGGACTCCTTCCTGGCCCGGATCCACGCCGTCTCACTGCTTCTCGTCCTGCCGCAGGGCGCGATCTGGACCTGGGGCATCACGTGGCTGATCGTCGGGCTGCAGTGGGCGCCGGCCACTGCGGGCCTCCTGATCTCCGCGAGCCAACTCCTCGGCGCCCTCGGGCGGATCGCGGCGGGCGCGTGGTCCGACCGGCTGGGCTCGCGGACGGCCCCGATCAAGTGGATCGCCCTGGCTGCCGCGGCGGCGATGGGCGGGCTCGGCGCACTGACGGCGATCGGCTCACCCGTCGCGGTGGTCGTGTTCCTGGTGGCCTCGGTGGTCACCGTCGCCGACAACGGCCTGGCCTTCACCGCGATCGCCGAGAAGGCCGGGCCGTTCTACAGCGGCCGGGCGCTCGGGATCCAGAACACCGGGCAGTTCGTCGCGACGACCGCCGCAGGGCCGATCCTCGGCGCCCTGATCCACGCGACGAGCTTCGGCGCCGCGTTCGCCATCGTCGCCCTCGCCCCGCTCGTCGCCTACCCGCTAGTGCCCTCGGACGCGAAGCCCGCCGAGGTGCCCGACCTGCCGGCGGAGGCACCGTCGACCCCCTGA
- a CDS encoding fumarylacetoacetate hydrolase family protein gives MRLARIASSDGVAFAAVEGDPEDGARAREIAEHPFGTPEFTGRSWALDDVRLLAPILASKVVCIGKNYAAHAAEMGGEAPKDPVIFIKPNTSIIGPLAPIKLPRSSEQVDYEGELAVVIGQPCRDVPAARAKDVILGYTVANDVTARDQQRHDGQWTRGKGYDTFCPLGPWIETDFDPSDARIYTELDGQIKQDSRTSLMIHSIGDIVEWISSVMTLLPGDVILTGTPEGVGPITAGQHVAVTVEGIGTLTSLAEDR, from the coding sequence ATGCGCCTTGCACGAATCGCCAGCAGTGACGGGGTCGCGTTCGCGGCCGTCGAGGGTGACCCGGAGGACGGTGCTCGCGCCCGCGAGATCGCCGAGCATCCCTTCGGCACACCGGAGTTCACCGGCCGGAGCTGGGCACTCGACGACGTGCGGCTGCTCGCTCCGATCCTCGCCAGCAAGGTCGTCTGCATCGGCAAGAACTACGCGGCGCACGCCGCGGAGATGGGCGGCGAGGCGCCCAAGGATCCCGTGATCTTCATCAAGCCCAATACCTCGATCATCGGGCCGCTGGCGCCGATCAAGCTGCCCCGCAGCTCGGAGCAGGTGGACTACGAGGGCGAGTTAGCGGTCGTCATCGGCCAGCCCTGCCGGGATGTCCCCGCCGCGCGGGCGAAGGACGTCATCCTCGGCTACACGGTGGCGAACGACGTGACGGCGCGCGATCAGCAGCGCCACGACGGCCAGTGGACCCGAGGGAAGGGCTATGACACCTTCTGCCCGCTCGGCCCGTGGATCGAGACGGACTTCGACCCGTCCGATGCGCGGATCTACACCGAGCTGGACGGCCAGATCAAGCAGGACTCCCGGACCTCGCTGATGATCCACTCGATCGGCGACATCGTCGAGTGGATCTCGTCGGTCATGACCCTGCTGCCCGGCGATGTCATCCTCACCGGTACCCCGGAGGGCGTCGGCCCGATCACCGCCGGCCAGCACGTGGCCGTCACCGTCGAAGGCATCGGCACCCTGACCAGCCTCGCCGAGGACCGCTGA
- a CDS encoding universal stress protein codes for MTIIAAIPESAEGRAALRAAVDEASRLHADLVAVNLGLTPLDVSDIGFDGRLTVVDRHGREDRDPADAVLAAIEEYSGERLVIGVRRRSRVGKALLGSVSQRLLLASPVPVLAVKLD; via the coding sequence ATGACGATCATCGCCGCGATCCCCGAGAGCGCCGAGGGGCGGGCCGCGCTGCGCGCGGCGGTCGACGAGGCCTCTCGGTTGCACGCCGACCTGGTGGCCGTGAACCTCGGGCTCACTCCGCTGGACGTCTCGGATATCGGGTTCGACGGCCGGCTCACCGTGGTGGACCGGCACGGCCGGGAGGACCGCGATCCGGCCGACGCCGTTCTCGCGGCGATCGAGGAGTACTCGGGCGAGCGTCTGGTGATCGGCGTGCGCCGCCGTTCGCGCGTCGGGAAGGCGCTTCTCGGCAGCGTCAGCCAACGTCTGCTGCTCGCCTCACCCGTCCCGGTTCTCGCCGTCAAGCTCGACTGA
- a CDS encoding universal stress protein, whose translation MTIIVAVPGTTEGPVALRAGMAEAKSLGTDLVAVNLGIAALDVSGLDAEVPITVVERTGRGDRDPVDAVLDEIEERDATRLVIAVRRRSVVSKAVLGSISQRLILNSPIPVLAVKAD comes from the coding sequence ATGACCATCATCGTCGCGGTCCCCGGGACCACCGAGGGTCCCGTCGCCCTGCGCGCGGGCATGGCGGAGGCGAAATCACTGGGCACGGATCTCGTGGCCGTGAACCTCGGCATCGCCGCGCTCGACGTCTCCGGCCTCGACGCGGAGGTCCCGATCACCGTCGTCGAGCGGACGGGGCGTGGCGATCGCGACCCCGTGGACGCCGTGCTGGACGAGATCGAGGAGCGCGACGCGACGCGCCTCGTGATCGCCGTCCGTCGCCGTTCTGTCGTGAGCAAGGCCGTCCTCGGCAGTATCAGCCAGCGCCTGATCCTCAATTCGCCGATCCCCGTCCTCGCGGTCAAGGCCGATTGA
- a CDS encoding sugar porter family MFS transporter, with translation MTYGSTSTPEGGTALPALRPGPHQRRMDLVAVVATFGGLLFGYDTGVLNGALEPMKHDLGLTTTTEGLVVSTLLIGAAVGALACGRLADAIGRRKTMIILAVIFFVGTLGAVVANDLAVMLPARFVLGLAVGGASVVVPVYLSELAPTERRGALSGRNELAIVVGQLLAFVINAIIAAVWPPLTDSNPDGHPGVWRIMLAVCAVPAVCLFLGMLRMPESPRWYISKGRHDEALAVLMQVRTEDRARAEMAEVEQLAQEEEAAQTGGWADLAIPWVRRIMLAAVILAIAQQLTGINSVMYYGTEMLKTAGFSDSAAPIANIFMGVSAVVGSAICLFVLIDRVPRRRLILLGMAGVTVFHGLTVLSALVLPEGKVQAYGVLIFVALFVLAMQTALNVPVWVCLSELFPLRLRGFGMGLSVLVLWLTNALVGQLFPTLIKVGGIVGTYGTFFVVCALFGFLIYKTLPNTSGRSLEDLEESFSHGDFR, from the coding sequence ATGACGTACGGAAGCACCAGCACGCCGGAGGGCGGAACAGCACTACCCGCCCTCAGACCGGGGCCCCACCAGCGGCGGATGGACCTCGTCGCGGTGGTCGCGACCTTCGGTGGCCTGCTCTTCGGCTACGACACCGGTGTGCTCAACGGCGCGCTGGAGCCGATGAAGCACGATCTGGGGCTGACCACGACCACCGAGGGCCTGGTGGTGAGCACGTTGCTCATCGGCGCCGCGGTGGGTGCGCTGGCGTGCGGCCGGCTGGCGGATGCCATCGGTCGCCGGAAGACGATGATCATCCTCGCGGTGATCTTCTTCGTCGGCACCCTCGGCGCCGTCGTCGCCAACGACCTCGCGGTGATGCTGCCGGCCCGTTTCGTGCTCGGACTCGCGGTCGGCGGCGCATCGGTGGTCGTTCCGGTGTACCTCTCCGAACTCGCGCCCACGGAACGCCGCGGTGCACTCAGTGGCCGGAACGAACTGGCGATCGTGGTGGGGCAGCTCCTCGCCTTCGTCATCAACGCGATCATCGCGGCGGTCTGGCCGCCGCTGACGGACTCCAACCCCGACGGCCACCCGGGCGTCTGGCGGATCATGCTGGCGGTCTGCGCCGTTCCCGCCGTGTGCCTGTTCCTCGGCATGCTGCGCATGCCCGAGTCGCCGCGGTGGTACATCTCGAAGGGACGCCACGACGAGGCGCTCGCGGTGCTCATGCAGGTCCGCACCGAGGATCGGGCGCGCGCCGAGATGGCGGAGGTCGAACAGCTCGCGCAGGAGGAGGAGGCCGCCCAGACCGGAGGGTGGGCCGACCTCGCCATTCCGTGGGTGCGGCGTATCATGCTCGCCGCCGTGATCCTCGCCATCGCCCAACAGCTGACCGGCATCAACTCGGTCATGTACTACGGCACCGAGATGCTCAAGACCGCCGGATTCAGCGACAGCGCAGCACCCATCGCCAACATCTTCATGGGCGTGTCCGCCGTGGTCGGCAGTGCCATCTGCCTCTTCGTGCTCATCGACCGGGTACCCCGGCGTAGGCTCATCCTCCTCGGCATGGCCGGTGTCACGGTGTTCCACGGCCTCACCGTACTGTCGGCGCTCGTACTGCCCGAGGGCAAGGTCCAGGCCTACGGCGTACTGATCTTCGTCGCTCTGTTCGTCCTCGCGATGCAGACCGCGCTCAACGTACCGGTGTGGGTGTGCCTGTCCGAGCTCTTCCCGCTGCGGCTGCGCGGCTTCGGCATGGGGCTGTCCGTTCTGGTGCTGTGGCTCACGAACGCGCTCGTCGGCCAGCTCTTTCCGACCCTCATCAAGGTCGGCGGCATAGTCGGCACCTACGGCACCTTCTTCGTGGTGTGCGCCCTGTTCGGCTTCCTGATCTACAAGACCCTGCCCAACACCAGCGGCCGATCGCTGGAGGACTTGGAGGAGTCCTTCTCGCACGGCGACTTCCGCTGA
- a CDS encoding Gfo/Idh/MocA family protein, translating to MVRDETQQDPARVRVAVIGMGWMGRVHAQAYARVPHHYPDGPAVPVLAAVADDVPGRAEDFAARFGAAASYTDWRAVLDDPAIDAVSVTVPNFLHREIGVAVLDAGKHLWIEKPVGLTAADATAVAEAAARNDRRTTVGFNYRNAPAVQAARAMLADGRLGAVTHARFRLFSDYAAHPDGALTWRYHRDRGGNGVLGDLGSHGVDLITYLLGGIDAVVADTAIFIPERSEPTGATSGHQLATSGVRGPVENEDYLSAQLRLTSGARCVLEASRVAVGEQNSYGFEIHGTAGMVRWDYRRMGELEASFGTEFQDQPVATVHVGPGSGDYAAFQPGAANPMGYDDLKVIEAQHFLRSIVTGVPEGATVEDAVRSARALDAMTRSVDEGRWIALG from the coding sequence ATGGTGCGCGACGAGACGCAGCAGGACCCGGCCCGCGTGCGGGTGGCGGTGATCGGCATGGGCTGGATGGGCCGAGTGCACGCGCAGGCGTACGCCCGTGTGCCGCACCATTACCCGGACGGTCCCGCAGTGCCCGTGCTGGCCGCGGTGGCCGACGACGTCCCGGGGCGTGCCGAGGACTTCGCCGCACGCTTCGGGGCGGCGGCCTCGTACACCGATTGGCGCGCGGTTCTCGACGACCCGGCGATCGACGCGGTCTCCGTCACGGTGCCGAACTTCCTCCATCGCGAGATCGGCGTCGCGGTACTCGACGCCGGGAAGCACCTGTGGATCGAGAAGCCCGTCGGCCTCACCGCGGCCGATGCCACCGCCGTCGCCGAGGCCGCGGCGCGCAACGACCGCCGCACCACCGTCGGCTTCAACTATCGCAACGCCCCCGCCGTCCAGGCGGCCCGGGCGATGCTCGCCGACGGGCGGCTCGGCGCCGTCACCCACGCGAGGTTCCGCCTGTTCAGCGACTACGCCGCGCACCCCGACGGTGCGCTGACCTGGCGGTACCACCGCGATCGCGGCGGCAACGGTGTGCTGGGCGACCTGGGGTCGCACGGCGTGGACCTGATCACCTACCTCCTCGGCGGCATCGACGCGGTGGTCGCGGACACCGCGATCTTCATCCCGGAGCGGTCGGAGCCCACGGGCGCCACGTCGGGCCACCAGCTCGCCACCTCCGGGGTGCGCGGCCCCGTCGAGAACGAGGACTACCTGTCGGCGCAGCTGCGCCTCACGTCCGGTGCGCGTTGCGTGCTGGAGGCGAGCCGAGTGGCGGTGGGGGAGCAGAACTCCTACGGCTTCGAGATCCACGGCACAGCCGGAATGGTGCGCTGGGACTACCGTCGCATGGGCGAGCTCGAGGCGTCGTTCGGCACCGAGTTCCAGGATCAGCCGGTCGCGACGGTGCACGTCGGCCCCGGCAGCGGCGACTACGCCGCGTTCCAGCCCGGGGCGGCGAATCCGATGGGCTACGACGACCTCAAGGTGATCGAGGCCCAGCACTTCCTGCGTTCCATCGTCACTGGCGTCCCCGAGGGCGCCACCGTGGAGGACGCGGTGCGCAGCGCCCGTGCGCTCGACGCCATGACCCGCTCGGTCGACGAGGGGCGTTGGATCGCGCTCGGGTAG
- a CDS encoding sugar phosphate isomerase/epimerase family protein, translated as MRLGLYNAIYHDRPLPDALRAIAGVGLTGIEINTGGFLPPVHVPNIADILASDTARDEYLGIFEGTGVAIAGLNCNGNPLHPNPAIGARHADDIHRSIRLAARLGQHRVVTMSGLPGGDPGAMHPNWVVNAWNSAALDVLDHQWEIATAFWRETDRIARDHDVKIALELHPQNLVFNSASVHELVERTGSTNLGVELDASHLFWQQMDPVAVVRHLGELVVHAAAKDVRINPEHAALNGVLDNSFRRLGPDEARTNLGGDEWANEWPKRSAWDFVALGKGHEVAYWTEFLRALHEVDPDMLVNIEHEDTELGREEGVAVAADVLLAADAALTASLGA; from the coding sequence ATGAGACTCGGCCTGTACAACGCGATCTACCACGACCGCCCGCTGCCCGACGCGCTCCGCGCGATCGCCGGCGTCGGCCTCACCGGCATCGAGATCAACACCGGCGGATTCCTACCGCCGGTGCACGTGCCGAACATCGCCGACATCCTCGCCAGCGACACCGCTCGCGACGAGTACCTCGGGATCTTCGAGGGCACCGGCGTCGCGATCGCAGGGCTCAACTGCAACGGCAACCCCCTGCACCCGAACCCTGCGATCGGCGCGCGGCACGCCGACGACATCCACCGTTCCATCCGGCTCGCCGCGCGGCTCGGCCAGCACCGGGTGGTCACCATGTCGGGCCTACCGGGAGGCGATCCGGGTGCGATGCACCCGAACTGGGTGGTCAACGCGTGGAACTCGGCGGCGCTCGACGTGCTCGATCACCAATGGGAGATCGCCACCGCTTTCTGGCGTGAGACGGATCGGATCGCCCGTGACCACGACGTGAAGATCGCCCTCGAGCTGCACCCGCAGAATCTCGTCTTCAACAGCGCGTCCGTGCACGAGCTGGTCGAGCGGACGGGCTCGACGAATCTCGGCGTCGAGCTCGACGCCTCACATCTGTTCTGGCAGCAGATGGACCCCGTCGCCGTGGTGCGCCACCTCGGCGAGCTCGTGGTGCACGCCGCCGCGAAGGACGTGCGCATCAACCCGGAGCACGCGGCGCTGAACGGCGTGTTGGACAACTCCTTCCGCCGGCTCGGGCCCGACGAGGCCCGCACCAACCTCGGCGGCGACGAGTGGGCCAACGAGTGGCCGAAGCGGTCGGCGTGGGACTTCGTCGCGCTCGGCAAGGGCCACGAGGTCGCGTACTGGACCGAATTCCTGCGCGCCCTGCACGAGGTGGACCCGGACATGCTCGTCAACATCGAGCACGAGGACACCGAGCTGGGCCGGGAGGAGGGCGTGGCGGTCGCCGCCGATGTCCTCCTCGCCGCCGACGCGGCACTGACCGCCTCGCTCGGCGCGTGA